From the Gemmatimonadota bacterium genome, one window contains:
- a CDS encoding stage II sporulation protein M, giving the protein MNEYRLNKVPFLLAVCCILAGFVIGRSSPMDTGPAGAPDHASDANTLFPRVFLDGHDEWEYIIGTNLKVCAVLLTGILSLGFIGMVNLAWIGLSIGWVVRSAMVSGVSLERVAALTVPHGLLELAGFAMIAAVGCEGFIIIYRKLRLDDWSFSMDRISLNFRRLTAGLLLVLAASMVETYLTGQIAAGFN; this is encoded by the coding sequence ATGAACGAATACCGCCTCAACAAAGTCCCATTTCTACTCGCTGTGTGTTGTATACTTGCCGGCTTTGTTATCGGCAGATCGTCTCCCATGGACACGGGACCTGCCGGTGCTCCGGACCATGCTTCAGACGCGAATACCCTGTTCCCCCGCGTTTTCCTCGATGGGCATGATGAATGGGAATACATCATTGGAACGAATTTGAAAGTCTGCGCCGTGTTACTGACGGGGATTCTGTCGCTGGGATTCATAGGCATGGTGAATCTGGCCTGGATCGGACTCAGTATCGGATGGGTTGTTCGGAGTGCGATGGTATCCGGCGTGTCATTGGAGAGGGTGGCCGCCCTTACAGTGCCTCATGGACTGCTGGAACTCGCTGGATTCGCCATGATAGCGGCCGTGGGTTGCGAAGGTTTTATCATCATATATAGAAAACTGAGATTGGATGACTGGTCGTTCAGTATGGACAGGATATCACTGAACTTTCGAAGATTGACGGCGGGGCTCTTGCTTGTGCTTGCAGCCTCCATGGTGGAAACCTACCTAACCGGTCAGATTGCGGCCGGATTCAATTGA
- a CDS encoding M48 family metallopeptidase, giving the protein MTDPNNERSFDAVESPPDEEGTIKLTWRDRLVEFGLDMGVAMACMFLAALVFAAILIATIIVAEDSAPGLFERGSIAVVGLVIVSAAVGNACGYLCFPYLTRFIFRGFELQDDRLNRSVRKLLAVTGMDITAETLYAMKGRTANAMVSGLFRKGRYIFFTDKLLEKMKEDEILAIFAHEVAHIRHRHLFTMLLSGILWICVIQIILYLIDFNAYYSALDESLKVWASGLMGGANVWLVMVCVMLPLSRRNEYEADTTAAGWVGVECYSRALYRLHQLNDRMKAPRKFARVFLTHPTLQDRLDRVAQLNSK; this is encoded by the coding sequence ATGACCGATCCCAACAACGAAAGAAGCTTCGACGCCGTCGAAAGTCCGCCGGATGAAGAGGGAACAATTAAGTTGACCTGGCGTGACAGACTGGTCGAGTTCGGACTGGACATGGGCGTAGCGATGGCGTGCATGTTTCTGGCCGCGCTCGTGTTTGCAGCCATCTTGATCGCAACGATTATCGTGGCGGAAGATTCGGCTCCAGGTCTATTCGAGCGTGGGTCGATCGCAGTAGTAGGTTTGGTCATCGTTTCGGCCGCCGTGGGCAACGCCTGCGGATATCTGTGTTTTCCCTACCTGACACGGTTCATATTCCGAGGTTTCGAGTTACAGGATGATCGTCTGAACCGGTCGGTCAGGAAGTTGCTGGCGGTCACCGGAATGGACATCACAGCAGAGACATTATACGCCATGAAAGGCAGGACGGCGAACGCCATGGTTTCCGGCCTTTTTCGAAAAGGCCGGTACATATTCTTTACCGACAAACTGCTGGAGAAAATGAAGGAAGACGAAATCCTGGCGATATTCGCCCACGAAGTGGCGCATATTCGCCACAGGCATTTATTCACGATGTTGTTGTCTGGGATTCTGTGGATTTGCGTGATTCAGATCATTTTGTATTTGATTGATTTCAACGCCTACTACAGTGCATTGGACGAGTCCCTTAAGGTGTGGGCGTCCGGCTTGATGGGCGGTGCGAATGTATGGCTCGTTATGGTCTGTGTCATGCTTCCCCTGTCGAGACGTAACGAATATGAAGCAGATACTACCGCGGCCGGATGGGTGGGGGTGGAATGTTACAGCCGGGCCCTCTACCGCCTGCATCAATTGAATGACCGAATGAAGGCTCCACGGAAGTTCGCTCGTGTATTCCTGACCCACCCCACCCTGCAAGACCGCCTCGACCGAGTAGCACAGTTGAACTCGAAATAG